The Hordeum vulgare subsp. vulgare chromosome 7H, MorexV3_pseudomolecules_assembly, whole genome shotgun sequence DNA window TGCATAGAATCTCACCTGAATCGCTTGAAAGATGGAGCGGACAAAAGCCAAAAGGAACACTGTGCACGGTTGACCATCTCTTGCAGGCTCGATCCTCACCAGCCCTCGGCTTGAGCCCGTCCTCGCCGGTGCCCTGTGCCGTGGCGTACGTGCTCCGCCACGACGTGCCATCCAGAACTGTTTGGGATGTGCATGTGTCGGGCTTCGGTGGTGTCGATCGTGTCGCCCTGCCGGCAACGTCACGGCGGCGAGTGGGAAAAATAAATCAAGGATAAGTCCGGACGCGGATCGcgtggacagcaccaacaacccaACATCACCAGGAGATCGGTGTCACATCGACAGATCTGCGCACCCACAACCACAACGAAAAGGCGCACATCCATTTCAGCTCTTTGGCTGGCTTTGCCGGCGAGCCCGGGTCGGTGGCGCCGGACGGACGTCGCCGCCGTGGTGCTGCACGTGGACTTGCACTTGAGCACTTGCATCCGGACGACGGGAGAAGAGAACAACCCACCCAAACGGCTCGATCTTGGCCATGTCGTCCCATGCACGTCCAGGGTGACGTGACGATCCTCTCTGGACGCTCAGCGAGTGTCGGCTGCACGGTGCTCACCTCATCACTACCATTTGTCTCCTTCCATATAAGTAGTAAGTGGAGCTGCAGCACTGCGCTAACAACCTGCAGCTTAGCTGTCTTCCATGGTTCCATGCACCTGCTGTCCTCCGCTTTCGCTCCCGTCCGCATCGATCCAGCACCCTCGCGCCGAACGGCAGCAAGCTAGGGGACGCGGGCGCGAGATCGATCGAGATGGGCAGCGTCGCCGGCGGCggtgcctcgccggagaaggacCAGCCGGTGTGTGTGACGGGAGCCACCGGCTACGTCGGCTCCTGGCTCGTCCGCACCCTGCTGCTGCGTGGCCGCCGCGTCCACGCCACGGCCAGGGACCCAGGTATAGCTATGCTCTACGTACACACTTCTTTCAAGGTCGATCGTCGACGTATGTGCCCATGCATGGCTGAGGTGGTGTGTGCTGCTCCGTGTGTGTGCCCGTACGTACGTCAGCCAAGGCGCGGCGGATGCTGTCGGCGGTGGAGGGGAAGGAGCGGCTCAGGGTGTTCAGGGCGGACATGGCCGAGGAAGGGAGCTTCGACGACGCCCTCGCCGGCTGCGCCACGCTCTTCCACGTCGCCGCCTCCATGGACCTCCACCTATCGCCGGACCACCACGACGCCGGTAAGCCGCGCGCCCCCCAAGTGTTGACTTATTACTCCCTCCTTGATACATGATATGCTGCTGATTACACAGTCGATCGTCTCTGCTAAATCTGGATCTGTAGGCCATTTGACCAAGTTTAGTTAGTGCGGAAAAAAACCAGCTCTTGCACAAGTAGGCACTACTTTTACGTGATAGTAGGATCTAGCATTGAGCATTGACCAGACAGAGAGATCGAGCACCGTTGGTGGATCGAACTAGCTATTGCTATTGCTATAGCCTATAGTGACCACGTACGTGTCCTTGGCTACTTGCAACTTGCAGAGGAGCGCGTGAGGTCGCAGGTGCTGGAGCCGGCGACGAGGGGCACCATCAACGTGCTGCGCTCCTGCGTCCGCGCCGGGACCGTCCGGCGGGTCGTCTTCACGTCCTCCGTCAGCACGCTGGCGGCGGCCGGcgcggaggcggcggccgtgGACGAGTCGTGCCTCCGGGACCTCGACGACGTCTGGGCCGCCAAGCCCATCGGCTGGGTCTACATCCTGTCCAAGCGGCTGGCGGAGGAGGCCGCGTTCGGGTTCGCGCGGGAGAACGGCCTCCCCCTTGTGTCCGCCGTCCTGCCGACGGTCGCCGGCCCGTTCCTGACGCCGGCCGTGCCCACCAGCGTCCAGCTCCTCCTGTCCCCGGTAACACGTACGTACGTAGCTGAGCACCATCACCACAATGGCCGACCGCTTCTCTCCCGTGTCCTGGCTGACTCCAGGTTGCTTGCTCTGCCTGCGTCGCAGGTGACCCGAAGCTGAGCGCGCTGCTGGCGTCGGTGCACGCGCGGTTCGGGTGCGTGCCGCTGGCGCACGTCCAGGACGCGTGCGACGCGCACCTCTTCCTGGCGGACGCGCCGGCGGCAGAGGGGCGGTACATCTGCGCCGGAGGCAGCCACACGACGGCCCGCATCGCCCGGCTCCTCGCCTCGCACTACACCCCGTTCAACCCGGAAAAGAGGCACGCCACTGATCTGTGATCTCACGCAGAGCTCCATTTTTCAGGCGTTTCTGTGGTCTGGTCTCAGGTGAAGTTGTTTTGATGCAGGTTGGGTGATGATCTCGGCGGTGCGAGCCCGGCGACCGTGGTGTCGTCGAAGCGGCTGCTGGATCTGGGGTTCAGGTTCGGGCACGACGCCGGGGACATCCTCAGGGACGCGGTTGCGCAGTGCGTTGACCACGGCTTCCTTGAGCCGCCTCGTGGACGTGAGTGACTAACTAGGGTGTGTTCGATCGATCTTGGATGGGTGTGTGTGTCGGCTGGGAACTGGGATCGTGATGGAATGACCATTTGGCCATGCAGAACCAAAGTAGAAAGAGACAAATGAAAAGTTTAAATGATTTCTTAGTCCCATTGTAACGTGGAAACCGTTTTGCTCAAGGGGAACGCTACGAGTCAGTAGGATGATTTTTAAAAATTATCCGTCACCTAGCTAGCCGTCGGATGTCGATCTAACGCCCCACATCCCCGCCGCATGGTCAGTAGTTATTTCCTGAAACGACgctcgagttgcagaaactttcgctttgttgcaagaaataaactttggatccgttaattcctgaaacaacggtcgagtttcagaaacaatttgcttgttgcagaattttttttctt harbors:
- the LOC123410532 gene encoding putative anthocyanidin reductase; translated protein: MGSVAGGGASPEKDQPVCVTGATGYVGSWLVRTLLLRGRRVHATARDPAKARRMLSAVEGKERLRVFRADMAEEGSFDDALAGCATLFHVAASMDLHLSPDHHDAEERVRSQVLEPATRGTINVLRSCVRAGTVRRVVFTSSVSTLAAAGAEAAAVDESCLRDLDDVWAAKPIGWVYILSKRLAEEAAFGFARENGLPLVSAVLPTVAGPFLTPAVPTSVQLLLSPVTRDPKLSALLASVHARFGCVPLAHVQDACDAHLFLADAPAAEGRYICAGGSHTTARIARLLASHYTPFNPEKRLGDDLGGASPATVVSSKRLLDLGFRFGHDAGDILRDAVAQCVDHGFLEPPRGRE